A stretch of the Sphingomonas sp. CL5.1 genome encodes the following:
- a CDS encoding fatty acyl-CoA synthetase, which produces MHVDQARHQSLSTLLRRSAARHGNKPAIICGEISWSYLMFDDIVDALGRGLIDRGIAKGDRVAILARNSHVFAALRFAVARIGAVLVPINFMLTAEEVRYVLDHSGARLLFVDRTTKALGLDARTAAVEAIFGIAGEGIAPPDGIPSWDTLCRPGPIPDEVVSADDLLQIIYTSGTESRPKGAMLTHGAVLWQYQSCVIDCEWSARTVALHALPMFHCAQLDAMLGPALQSGATNIITATASPDNLIPLLSRYKVTSFFSPPTVWIGILRSPLLDDADLSQLACGYYGASIMPVEILRELARRLPALRLWNLYGQTEIAPVATVLFPHEHGDRAGSAGRPTLHVSTRIVDDAMHDVPAGEIGEIVHQSPQLMIGYWNDAKRTAEAFAGGWFHSGDLGVMDADGYITIVDRKKDMIKSGGENVSSREVEEVLYGHPGIAEAAVIGMPDPRWIEAVTAVVVARQGQAITEAEVIDYCRTRLAGFKLPKRVVIAESLPKNASGKVLKRELRALV; this is translated from the coding sequence ATGCACGTCGATCAGGCTCGCCACCAATCCTTGTCAACCTTGTTGCGCAGGAGCGCCGCGCGGCACGGTAACAAGCCCGCCATCATCTGCGGCGAGATAAGCTGGTCGTATCTGATGTTCGACGACATCGTGGATGCGCTAGGTCGCGGCCTGATCGATCGCGGCATCGCGAAGGGTGATCGCGTCGCGATCCTGGCGCGCAACAGCCATGTCTTCGCCGCTCTCCGCTTCGCGGTCGCCCGGATCGGGGCGGTCCTGGTTCCCATCAATTTCATGCTGACCGCAGAGGAAGTGCGTTATGTGCTCGATCATTCCGGCGCACGCCTGCTATTCGTCGACCGGACGACAAAGGCACTCGGCCTGGACGCTCGTACCGCAGCCGTGGAAGCAATTTTCGGTATTGCGGGAGAAGGTATAGCGCCGCCGGACGGTATTCCATCGTGGGACACGTTATGCCGGCCCGGCCCGATACCGGACGAAGTCGTCTCGGCGGACGATCTGCTGCAGATCATCTATACGAGCGGTACGGAATCTCGCCCCAAGGGCGCAATGCTCACGCATGGCGCGGTGTTGTGGCAATACCAATCTTGCGTCATCGATTGCGAATGGTCGGCGCGAACCGTAGCGCTCCATGCGCTACCAATGTTTCATTGCGCCCAGCTAGACGCGATGCTCGGGCCCGCGCTCCAGTCCGGCGCCACGAATATCATCACCGCTACGGCGTCGCCGGATAATCTCATTCCATTGCTTTCCCGATATAAAGTGACATCCTTCTTCTCGCCGCCGACCGTCTGGATCGGCATCCTGCGATCACCGCTCCTCGACGATGCCGATCTTTCCCAACTGGCGTGCGGCTATTATGGCGCATCGATAATGCCGGTGGAGATTCTGCGCGAGCTTGCCCGCCGGCTGCCTGCGCTGCGGTTATGGAACCTCTATGGGCAAACGGAGATCGCACCAGTCGCGACGGTCCTGTTTCCCCACGAACATGGCGACCGCGCCGGCTCCGCCGGACGCCCGACGCTTCATGTCTCCACCCGCATCGTCGATGATGCGATGCACGATGTTCCGGCTGGCGAGATCGGAGAAATCGTCCATCAATCGCCTCAACTCATGATTGGTTATTGGAACGATGCAAAGCGGACCGCAGAGGCTTTCGCGGGCGGATGGTTTCACAGCGGCGACCTCGGCGTCATGGACGCCGACGGCTATATCACCATCGTGGATCGCAAGAAGGACATGATCAAATCGGGCGGCGAGAACGTATCATCGCGCGAGGTTGAGGAAGTCCTTTATGGTCATCCGGGGATCGCGGAGGCCGCCGTCATCGGCATGCCCGATCCCCGTTGGATCGAGGCGGTTACCGCTGTGGTGGTCGCGCGACAGGGCCAGGCCATCACCGAAGCCGAAGTGATCGATTATTGCCGCACGCGGCTCGCTGGTTTCAAGCTACCCAAGCGGGTGGTCATCGCCGAGTCGTTGCCAAAGAACGCGAGCGGCAAGGTGCTGAAGCGAGAACTGCGCGCGCTGGTCTGA
- a CDS encoding nitroreductase family protein has product MTEASITATPRTSTSAVAPLFLHRWSPRAFDGSAMPDANILTILDAGRWAPSAFNYQPWRFIYAQRDHPEFDHFLSLLLPFNRDWACRASLLIVFVSECAMNDSGNPSHTHSFDAGAAWAQIALQATLLGYHAHAMTGIDFDLARSLLNIPAAWRIEAAAAIGRRAAPDILPEKLRAREAPSDRKPLSEIATAASFRVAV; this is encoded by the coding sequence ATGACCGAGGCCTCCATTACAGCGACACCGCGAACCAGCACGAGCGCGGTTGCCCCATTATTCCTGCACCGTTGGTCACCGCGTGCCTTTGATGGATCAGCCATGCCTGATGCCAATATTCTGACCATTCTCGACGCCGGCAGATGGGCGCCGTCAGCGTTCAACTATCAACCGTGGCGCTTCATCTATGCGCAACGCGATCATCCCGAGTTTGATCATTTCCTTTCTCTACTCTTGCCGTTCAACCGGGACTGGGCATGTCGGGCATCGCTGTTGATCGTTTTCGTGTCGGAATGTGCAATGAACGATTCCGGCAATCCATCGCACACGCACAGCTTCGATGCGGGAGCCGCCTGGGCCCAGATCGCCCTGCAAGCAACGCTGCTGGGCTATCATGCTCATGCCATGACCGGCATTGACTTCGATCTTGCCCGGTCGCTTCTGAACATTCCCGCGGCATGGCGGATCGAGGCGGCCGCAGCGATCGGCCGCAGGGCGGCACCCGATATCCTCCCGGAAAAATTACGGGCCAGAGAAGCACCCAGCGACCGCAAACCGCTTTCCGAGATAGCGACTGCCGCGAGCTTCCGCGTTGCAGTCTGA
- a CDS encoding helix-turn-helix domain-containing protein, whose product MARKASKTKTNKTDAVSERFAWKRELADHNLTEKLGQRIREHREKQGLSLNGASDLTGVPAATLSRVETNKMSPTFPTLIKLMAGLRLSWAELMDDPTDGSGSDISIAMPPSGDPTEVPGYAYYAPHLSSRLNDRIQPVIFDIRAVDVDSAGGLRGHKGYEFCYVLRGTVIMHVEGRAPVELPAGASVLFNCETPHAYVAKARSRPRVLNITTVDPVSQEDMQPFAARLAQRRDAGDN is encoded by the coding sequence GTGGCACGCAAGGCATCAAAAACCAAGACTAACAAAACGGACGCGGTGTCAGAACGCTTCGCCTGGAAACGCGAGCTTGCTGATCATAATCTCACGGAAAAGCTTGGCCAACGCATCCGCGAACATCGCGAGAAACAGGGCTTGTCGTTGAATGGCGCCAGTGATCTGACCGGCGTGCCCGCCGCAACCCTGTCCCGAGTAGAAACGAACAAGATGTCGCCGACTTTCCCCACGCTGATAAAGCTTATGGCGGGATTGCGTCTATCGTGGGCGGAATTGATGGACGACCCGACGGACGGTTCGGGCTCCGACATAAGCATCGCCATGCCGCCTTCTGGCGACCCGACGGAAGTCCCCGGTTACGCTTATTATGCGCCGCACCTCTCGAGCCGACTAAACGACAGGATCCAGCCTGTGATCTTCGACATTCGCGCGGTTGACGTTGACAGCGCGGGCGGCTTGCGCGGGCACAAGGGCTACGAATTCTGTTACGTGCTTCGTGGTACTGTCATCATGCACGTCGAAGGCAGGGCGCCGGTCGAGTTGCCGGCTGGTGCCAGTGTCCTATTCAATTGCGAAACGCCGCACGCCTATGTCGCCAAGGCGCGTTCGCGCCCGCGAGTGCTGAACATCACCACGGTCGATCCGGTGTCGCAGGAGGACATGCAACCATTCGCGGCCC
- a CDS encoding S9 family peptidase, with protein MNDQTCATAIAGRRGEYQPAGWMQWPDNPDYSFQFMRVLGAAQEGASTISECFQAGTRISPGDDESWHKEWTALGHRNKARAEAALAIGHVQTARDNWLRAANYFRSAEFFLRHDDPRRLQLLDLIEGCSREYMRRMDPAGEVVRVPYENGAHLDAYFLRAPYSLDRHPVVICFGGLDEFKDELLHEITRHAFARGLSLLLVDLPGQGGTLRRQKLRSRFDTEVPVGACVDYLESRADVDPDRIALYGASLGGYYAPRAASFEHRLKAVVSDGVIWNAQRCVGVPANNPSRIAVRHLHWILGVPGEGTLEGFDAVLEKLADFSLEGVQDKIRCPYLMVEGELDHAGFHLAEEAYAYSKAAGQDVTMKVFTAEETGASHCQIDNLTLGMEYICDWLADKLGIDQAALPGLLLKPNR; from the coding sequence ATGAACGATCAGACTTGCGCAACCGCGATCGCCGGTCGCCGGGGCGAGTATCAGCCGGCGGGTTGGATGCAGTGGCCCGACAATCCGGACTATTCTTTCCAGTTCATGCGCGTGCTGGGGGCAGCGCAGGAGGGCGCCAGCACCATAAGCGAGTGCTTTCAGGCCGGCACCCGCATTTCACCCGGTGACGACGAGAGCTGGCATAAGGAGTGGACCGCGCTCGGCCATCGCAACAAGGCCCGGGCAGAGGCCGCGTTGGCGATCGGCCATGTGCAAACCGCTCGGGACAATTGGCTGCGCGCGGCGAATTATTTCCGGTCGGCCGAATTTTTCCTGCGCCACGATGATCCGCGGCGATTGCAGCTGCTCGACCTGATCGAAGGCTGTTCGCGTGAATATATGAGGCGCATGGACCCCGCGGGCGAGGTCGTCCGCGTCCCCTATGAGAACGGCGCGCATCTCGACGCATATTTCCTTCGCGCGCCATATTCGCTTGACCGGCATCCAGTGGTGATCTGCTTTGGCGGGTTGGATGAGTTCAAGGACGAACTGCTGCACGAGATCACCCGTCACGCCTTCGCGCGCGGCCTGTCGCTGCTATTGGTCGACTTGCCCGGACAGGGTGGCACCTTGCGACGGCAAAAGCTCCGGTCGCGCTTCGATACGGAAGTGCCGGTAGGTGCATGCGTGGACTATCTGGAGTCCCGCGCCGACGTCGACCCTGACCGGATCGCCCTCTACGGCGCCAGCCTGGGTGGCTATTACGCTCCGCGCGCAGCCAGTTTCGAACATCGGTTGAAAGCGGTGGTATCGGACGGCGTGATCTGGAATGCGCAACGCTGTGTCGGCGTGCCGGCGAACAATCCATCCCGTATCGCGGTCCGGCATCTGCACTGGATTCTTGGCGTGCCGGGCGAAGGAACGCTGGAGGGTTTCGATGCCGTCCTGGAGAAGCTTGCCGACTTCTCGCTCGAAGGGGTGCAGGACAAGATTCGTTGCCCCTATCTCATGGTGGAAGGCGAACTTGATCATGCCGGTTTCCACTTGGCCGAGGAAGCCTACGCCTATTCGAAAGCCGCTGGCCAGGATGTAACCATGAAAGTGTTCACCGCTGAGGAAACTGGCGCATCGCATTGCCAGATCGACAATCTGACACTTGGCATGGAATATATCTGCGATTGGCTCGCGGACAAACTTGGCATTGACCAAGCGGCACTTCCGGGGCTGCTGCTCAAGCCTAATCGCTAA